In the genome of Molothrus aeneus isolate 106 chromosome 5, BPBGC_Maene_1.0, whole genome shotgun sequence, one region contains:
- the CPSF6 gene encoding cleavage and polyadenylation specificity factor subunit 6 isoform X3: MADGVDHIDIYADVGEEFNQEAEYGGHDQIDLYDDVISPSANNGDAPEDRDYMDSLPPSVGDDVGKGAAPNVVYTYTGKRIALYIGNLTWWTTDEDLTEAVHSLGVNDILEIKFFENRANGQSKGFALVGVGSEASSKKLMDLLPKRELHGQNPVVTPCNKQFLSQFEMQSRKTTQSGQMSGEGKAGPPGGSSRAAFPPSNRGRGRFPGAIPGGDRFPGPAGPGGPPPPFPAGQTPPRPPLGPPGPPGPPGPPPPGQVLPPPLAGPPNRGDRPPPPVLFPGQPFGQPPLGPLPPGPPPPVPGYGPPPGPPPPQQGPPPPPGPFPPRPPGPLGPPLTLAPPPHLPGPPPGAPPPAPHVNPAFFPPPANSGIPTSDSRGPPPTDPYGRPPPYDRGDYGPPGREMDAARTPLSEAEFEEIMNRNRAISSSAISRAVSDASAGDYGSAIETLVTAISLIKQSKVSADDRCKVLISSLQDCLHGIESKSYGSGSRRRERSRERDHSRSREKSRRHKSRSRDRHDDYYRERSRERERHRDRDRDRDRERDREREYRHR, translated from the exons ATGGCGGACGGCGTGGACCACATCGACATCTACGCCGATGTGGGCGAGGAGTTCAACCAG gagGCTGAATATGGTGGGCATGATCAGATTGATTTATATGATGATGTAATTTCTCCATCTGCAAATAATGGAGATGCTCCAGAGGATCGTGATTACATGGATTCTCTTCCGCCATCTGTTGGGGATGATGTAGGTAAAGGAGCTGCACCAAATGTTGTCTATACGTATACTGGAAAGAGAATTGCCTTGTACATTGGAAATCTCACTTGG tggaCAACAGATGAAGACTTAACTGAAGCAGTTCATTCACTGGGGGTAAATGACATTTTGGAGATAAAATTTTTTGAAAATCGTGCTAATGGCCAGTCTAAAGG gTTTGCCCTTGTGGGTGTGGGATCGGAAGCATCCTCCAAAAAGCTGATGGATTTGTTGCCTAAAAGAGAATTGCATGGCCAGAATCCTGTTGTAACTCCGTGTAATAAACAGTTTCTGAGTCAATTTGAAATGCAGTCAAGGAAAA CCACACAGTCTGGCCAGATGTCTGGGGAAGGTAAAGCTGGTCCCCCGGGAGGAAGCTCACGAGCAGCATTTCCACCTAGTAACAGAGGTCGGGGCCGTTTTCCAGGTGCCATTCCAGGTGGAGACAGATTCCCTGGACcggcagggccaggagggccACCACCACCTTTCCCAG ctgGACAAACTCCCCCACGTCCACCCTTAGGTCCTCCTGGCCCACCAGGCCCACCAGGCCCTCCACCACCTGGTCAGGTCCTCCCACCTCCATTAGCTGGACCTCCTAATCGTGGTGATCGTCCACCACCACCAGTTCTGTTTCCAGGACAGCCTTTTGGTCAGCCTCCACTTGGGCCACTTCCTCCAGGCCCTCCACCACCAGTTCCAGGCTATGGGCCACCACCAGGTCCACCACCACCTCAGCAGGGTCCACCTCCACCTCCGGGTCCATTTCCCCCTCGTCCACCTGGCCCTCTTGGGCCACCCCTGACTCTTGCTCCTCCTCCACATCTCCCTGGGCCACCGCCAGGTGctccaccaccagcaccacatGTGAATCCAGCTTTCTTCCCCCCACCTGCCAATAGTGGCATACCCACTTCAGACAGCCGTGGCCCACCTCCGACAGACCCATATGGCCGACCTCCACCATATGACAGAGGTGACTATGGGCCACCTGGAAG AGAAATGGATGCTGCGAGGACACCTctaagtgaagcagaatttgaagAAATCATGAATAGAAATAGGGCAATCTCAAGCAGTGCCATTTCAAGAGCTGTATCAGATGCCAGTGCTG GGGACTATGGAAGTGCTATAGAGACCTTGGTAACTGCGATTTCCTTAATCAAACAGTCCAAAGTATCTGCAGATGATCGCTGCAAAGTACTTATTAGCTCTCTTCAGGACTGCCTTCATGGAATTGAGTCCAAGTCTTATGGTTCTGGATCCAG AAGACGTGAGCGATCCAGAGAGAGGGACCACAGTAGGTCACGAGAAAAAAGTAGGCGGCACAAATCACGTAGTAGAGACCGTCACGATGACTATTACCGGGAAAGGAGCCGGGAGAGGGAGAGGCACCGCGATCGTGACAGAGATCGGGACAGGGAgcgggacagagagagagaatatCGTCACCGTTAA
- the CPSF6 gene encoding cleavage and polyadenylation specificity factor subunit 6 isoform X1, with amino-acid sequence MADGVDHIDIYADVGEEFNQEAEYGGHDQIDLYDDVISPSANNGDAPEDRDYMDSLPPSVGDDVGKGAAPNVVYTYTGKRIALYIGNLTWWTTDEDLTEAVHSLGVNDILEIKFFENRANGQSKGFALVGVGSEASSKKLMDLLPKRELHGQNPVVTPCNKQFLSQFEMQSRKTTQSGQMSGEGKAGPPGGSSRAAFPPSNRGRGRFPGAIPGGDRFPGPAGPGGPPPPFPAGQTPPRPPLGPPGPPGPPGPPPPGQVLPPPLAGPPNRGDRPPPPVLFPGQPFGQPPLGPLPPGPPPPVPGYGPPPGPPPPQQGPPPPPGPFPPRPPGPLGPPLTLAPPPHLPGPPPGAPPPAPHVNPAFFPPPANSGIPTSDSRGPPPTDPYGRPPPYDRGDYGPPGRRFTGNNMSIREKLHIPFYGRHTKNNTQNSGREMDAARTPLSEAEFEEIMNRNRAISSSAISRAVSDASAGDYGSAIETLVTAISLIKQSKVSADDRCKVLISSLQDCLHGIESKSYGSGSRRRERSRERDHSRSREKSRRHKSRSRDRHDDYYRERSRERERHRDRDRDRDRERDREREYRHR; translated from the exons ATGGCGGACGGCGTGGACCACATCGACATCTACGCCGATGTGGGCGAGGAGTTCAACCAG gagGCTGAATATGGTGGGCATGATCAGATTGATTTATATGATGATGTAATTTCTCCATCTGCAAATAATGGAGATGCTCCAGAGGATCGTGATTACATGGATTCTCTTCCGCCATCTGTTGGGGATGATGTAGGTAAAGGAGCTGCACCAAATGTTGTCTATACGTATACTGGAAAGAGAATTGCCTTGTACATTGGAAATCTCACTTGG tggaCAACAGATGAAGACTTAACTGAAGCAGTTCATTCACTGGGGGTAAATGACATTTTGGAGATAAAATTTTTTGAAAATCGTGCTAATGGCCAGTCTAAAGG gTTTGCCCTTGTGGGTGTGGGATCGGAAGCATCCTCCAAAAAGCTGATGGATTTGTTGCCTAAAAGAGAATTGCATGGCCAGAATCCTGTTGTAACTCCGTGTAATAAACAGTTTCTGAGTCAATTTGAAATGCAGTCAAGGAAAA CCACACAGTCTGGCCAGATGTCTGGGGAAGGTAAAGCTGGTCCCCCGGGAGGAAGCTCACGAGCAGCATTTCCACCTAGTAACAGAGGTCGGGGCCGTTTTCCAGGTGCCATTCCAGGTGGAGACAGATTCCCTGGACcggcagggccaggagggccACCACCACCTTTCCCAG ctgGACAAACTCCCCCACGTCCACCCTTAGGTCCTCCTGGCCCACCAGGCCCACCAGGCCCTCCACCACCTGGTCAGGTCCTCCCACCTCCATTAGCTGGACCTCCTAATCGTGGTGATCGTCCACCACCACCAGTTCTGTTTCCAGGACAGCCTTTTGGTCAGCCTCCACTTGGGCCACTTCCTCCAGGCCCTCCACCACCAGTTCCAGGCTATGGGCCACCACCAGGTCCACCACCACCTCAGCAGGGTCCACCTCCACCTCCGGGTCCATTTCCCCCTCGTCCACCTGGCCCTCTTGGGCCACCCCTGACTCTTGCTCCTCCTCCACATCTCCCTGGGCCACCGCCAGGTGctccaccaccagcaccacatGTGAATCCAGCTTTCTTCCCCCCACCTGCCAATAGTGGCATACCCACTTCAGACAGCCGTGGCCCACCTCCGACAGACCCATATGGCCGACCTCCACCATATGACAGAGGTGACTATGGGCCACCTGGAAG GCGTTTCACTGGAAATAACATGTCCATAAGAGAAAAATTACATATTCCATTCTATGGGAGGCACACGAAAAATAATACTCAAAACTCAGGGAG AGAAATGGATGCTGCGAGGACACCTctaagtgaagcagaatttgaagAAATCATGAATAGAAATAGGGCAATCTCAAGCAGTGCCATTTCAAGAGCTGTATCAGATGCCAGTGCTG GGGACTATGGAAGTGCTATAGAGACCTTGGTAACTGCGATTTCCTTAATCAAACAGTCCAAAGTATCTGCAGATGATCGCTGCAAAGTACTTATTAGCTCTCTTCAGGACTGCCTTCATGGAATTGAGTCCAAGTCTTATGGTTCTGGATCCAG AAGACGTGAGCGATCCAGAGAGAGGGACCACAGTAGGTCACGAGAAAAAAGTAGGCGGCACAAATCACGTAGTAGAGACCGTCACGATGACTATTACCGGGAAAGGAGCCGGGAGAGGGAGAGGCACCGCGATCGTGACAGAGATCGGGACAGGGAgcgggacagagagagagaatatCGTCACCGTTAA
- the CPSF6 gene encoding cleavage and polyadenylation specificity factor subunit 6 isoform X4, with protein MADGVDHIDIYADVGEEFNQEAEYGGHDQIDLYDDVISPSANNGDAPEDRDYMDSLPPSVGDDVGKGAAPNVVYTYTGKRIALYIGNLTWWTTDEDLTEAVHSLGVNDILEIKFFENRANGQSKGFALVGVGSEASSKKLMDLLPKRELHGQNPVVTPCNKQFLSQFEMQSRKTTQSGQMSGEGKAGPPGGSSRAAFPPSNRGRGRFPGAIPGGDRFPGPAGPGGPPPPFPAGQTPPRPPLGPPGPPGPPGPPPPGQVLPPPLAGPPNRGDRPPPPVLFPGQPFGQPPLGPLPPGPPPPVPGYGPPPGPPPPQQGPPPPPGPFPPRPPGPLGPPLTLAPPPHLPGPPPGAPPPAPHVNPAFFPPPANSGIPTSDSRGPPPTDPYGRPPPYDRGDYGPPGREMDAARTPLSEAEFEEIMNRNRAISSSAISRAVSDASAGDYGSAIETLVTAISLIKQSKVSADDRCKVLISSLQDCLHGIESKSYGSGSRRERSRERDHSRSREKSRRHKSRSRDRHDDYYRERSRERERHRDRDRDRDRERDREREYRHR; from the exons ATGGCGGACGGCGTGGACCACATCGACATCTACGCCGATGTGGGCGAGGAGTTCAACCAG gagGCTGAATATGGTGGGCATGATCAGATTGATTTATATGATGATGTAATTTCTCCATCTGCAAATAATGGAGATGCTCCAGAGGATCGTGATTACATGGATTCTCTTCCGCCATCTGTTGGGGATGATGTAGGTAAAGGAGCTGCACCAAATGTTGTCTATACGTATACTGGAAAGAGAATTGCCTTGTACATTGGAAATCTCACTTGG tggaCAACAGATGAAGACTTAACTGAAGCAGTTCATTCACTGGGGGTAAATGACATTTTGGAGATAAAATTTTTTGAAAATCGTGCTAATGGCCAGTCTAAAGG gTTTGCCCTTGTGGGTGTGGGATCGGAAGCATCCTCCAAAAAGCTGATGGATTTGTTGCCTAAAAGAGAATTGCATGGCCAGAATCCTGTTGTAACTCCGTGTAATAAACAGTTTCTGAGTCAATTTGAAATGCAGTCAAGGAAAA CCACACAGTCTGGCCAGATGTCTGGGGAAGGTAAAGCTGGTCCCCCGGGAGGAAGCTCACGAGCAGCATTTCCACCTAGTAACAGAGGTCGGGGCCGTTTTCCAGGTGCCATTCCAGGTGGAGACAGATTCCCTGGACcggcagggccaggagggccACCACCACCTTTCCCAG ctgGACAAACTCCCCCACGTCCACCCTTAGGTCCTCCTGGCCCACCAGGCCCACCAGGCCCTCCACCACCTGGTCAGGTCCTCCCACCTCCATTAGCTGGACCTCCTAATCGTGGTGATCGTCCACCACCACCAGTTCTGTTTCCAGGACAGCCTTTTGGTCAGCCTCCACTTGGGCCACTTCCTCCAGGCCCTCCACCACCAGTTCCAGGCTATGGGCCACCACCAGGTCCACCACCACCTCAGCAGGGTCCACCTCCACCTCCGGGTCCATTTCCCCCTCGTCCACCTGGCCCTCTTGGGCCACCCCTGACTCTTGCTCCTCCTCCACATCTCCCTGGGCCACCGCCAGGTGctccaccaccagcaccacatGTGAATCCAGCTTTCTTCCCCCCACCTGCCAATAGTGGCATACCCACTTCAGACAGCCGTGGCCCACCTCCGACAGACCCATATGGCCGACCTCCACCATATGACAGAGGTGACTATGGGCCACCTGGAAG AGAAATGGATGCTGCGAGGACACCTctaagtgaagcagaatttgaagAAATCATGAATAGAAATAGGGCAATCTCAAGCAGTGCCATTTCAAGAGCTGTATCAGATGCCAGTGCTG GGGACTATGGAAGTGCTATAGAGACCTTGGTAACTGCGATTTCCTTAATCAAACAGTCCAAAGTATCTGCAGATGATCGCTGCAAAGTACTTATTAGCTCTCTTCAGGACTGCCTTCATGGAATTGAGTCCAAGTCTTATGGTTCTGGATCCAG ACGTGAGCGATCCAGAGAGAGGGACCACAGTAGGTCACGAGAAAAAAGTAGGCGGCACAAATCACGTAGTAGAGACCGTCACGATGACTATTACCGGGAAAGGAGCCGGGAGAGGGAGAGGCACCGCGATCGTGACAGAGATCGGGACAGGGAgcgggacagagagagagaatatCGTCACCGTTAA
- the CPSF6 gene encoding cleavage and polyadenylation specificity factor subunit 6 isoform X2, producing the protein MADGVDHIDIYADVGEEFNQEAEYGGHDQIDLYDDVISPSANNGDAPEDRDYMDSLPPSVGDDVGKGAAPNVVYTYTGKRIALYIGNLTWWTTDEDLTEAVHSLGVNDILEIKFFENRANGQSKGFALVGVGSEASSKKLMDLLPKRELHGQNPVVTPCNKQFLSQFEMQSRKTTQSGQMSGEGKAGPPGGSSRAAFPPSNRGRGRFPGAIPGGDRFPGPAGPGGPPPPFPAGQTPPRPPLGPPGPPGPPGPPPPGQVLPPPLAGPPNRGDRPPPPVLFPGQPFGQPPLGPLPPGPPPPVPGYGPPPGPPPPQQGPPPPPGPFPPRPPGPLGPPLTLAPPPHLPGPPPGAPPPAPHVNPAFFPPPANSGIPTSDSRGPPPTDPYGRPPPYDRGDYGPPGRRFTGNNMSIREKLHIPFYGRHTKNNTQNSGREMDAARTPLSEAEFEEIMNRNRAISSSAISRAVSDASAGDYGSAIETLVTAISLIKQSKVSADDRCKVLISSLQDCLHGIESKSYGSGSRRERSRERDHSRSREKSRRHKSRSRDRHDDYYRERSRERERHRDRDRDRDRERDREREYRHR; encoded by the exons ATGGCGGACGGCGTGGACCACATCGACATCTACGCCGATGTGGGCGAGGAGTTCAACCAG gagGCTGAATATGGTGGGCATGATCAGATTGATTTATATGATGATGTAATTTCTCCATCTGCAAATAATGGAGATGCTCCAGAGGATCGTGATTACATGGATTCTCTTCCGCCATCTGTTGGGGATGATGTAGGTAAAGGAGCTGCACCAAATGTTGTCTATACGTATACTGGAAAGAGAATTGCCTTGTACATTGGAAATCTCACTTGG tggaCAACAGATGAAGACTTAACTGAAGCAGTTCATTCACTGGGGGTAAATGACATTTTGGAGATAAAATTTTTTGAAAATCGTGCTAATGGCCAGTCTAAAGG gTTTGCCCTTGTGGGTGTGGGATCGGAAGCATCCTCCAAAAAGCTGATGGATTTGTTGCCTAAAAGAGAATTGCATGGCCAGAATCCTGTTGTAACTCCGTGTAATAAACAGTTTCTGAGTCAATTTGAAATGCAGTCAAGGAAAA CCACACAGTCTGGCCAGATGTCTGGGGAAGGTAAAGCTGGTCCCCCGGGAGGAAGCTCACGAGCAGCATTTCCACCTAGTAACAGAGGTCGGGGCCGTTTTCCAGGTGCCATTCCAGGTGGAGACAGATTCCCTGGACcggcagggccaggagggccACCACCACCTTTCCCAG ctgGACAAACTCCCCCACGTCCACCCTTAGGTCCTCCTGGCCCACCAGGCCCACCAGGCCCTCCACCACCTGGTCAGGTCCTCCCACCTCCATTAGCTGGACCTCCTAATCGTGGTGATCGTCCACCACCACCAGTTCTGTTTCCAGGACAGCCTTTTGGTCAGCCTCCACTTGGGCCACTTCCTCCAGGCCCTCCACCACCAGTTCCAGGCTATGGGCCACCACCAGGTCCACCACCACCTCAGCAGGGTCCACCTCCACCTCCGGGTCCATTTCCCCCTCGTCCACCTGGCCCTCTTGGGCCACCCCTGACTCTTGCTCCTCCTCCACATCTCCCTGGGCCACCGCCAGGTGctccaccaccagcaccacatGTGAATCCAGCTTTCTTCCCCCCACCTGCCAATAGTGGCATACCCACTTCAGACAGCCGTGGCCCACCTCCGACAGACCCATATGGCCGACCTCCACCATATGACAGAGGTGACTATGGGCCACCTGGAAG GCGTTTCACTGGAAATAACATGTCCATAAGAGAAAAATTACATATTCCATTCTATGGGAGGCACACGAAAAATAATACTCAAAACTCAGGGAG AGAAATGGATGCTGCGAGGACACCTctaagtgaagcagaatttgaagAAATCATGAATAGAAATAGGGCAATCTCAAGCAGTGCCATTTCAAGAGCTGTATCAGATGCCAGTGCTG GGGACTATGGAAGTGCTATAGAGACCTTGGTAACTGCGATTTCCTTAATCAAACAGTCCAAAGTATCTGCAGATGATCGCTGCAAAGTACTTATTAGCTCTCTTCAGGACTGCCTTCATGGAATTGAGTCCAAGTCTTATGGTTCTGGATCCAG ACGTGAGCGATCCAGAGAGAGGGACCACAGTAGGTCACGAGAAAAAAGTAGGCGGCACAAATCACGTAGTAGAGACCGTCACGATGACTATTACCGGGAAAGGAGCCGGGAGAGGGAGAGGCACCGCGATCGTGACAGAGATCGGGACAGGGAgcgggacagagagagagaatatCGTCACCGTTAA